The following proteins are encoded in a genomic region of Poecilia reticulata strain Guanapo linkage group LG11, Guppy_female_1.0+MT, whole genome shotgun sequence:
- the LOC103472495 gene encoding hepatoma-derived growth factor — MPRTNRQKEYKPGDLVFAKMKGYPHWPARIDELPEGAVKSPSNKYQVFFFGTHETAFLGAKDLFPYEECKEKFGKTNKRKGFAEGLWEIENNPTVTHEAYESAKNENSSEATGDIGGSEKANTEGSSDEEEGTLIIDEKNERGGTKRKAEESTEESPKRPKITEEEGEKPNTEAKLNDVEGTKATAPSSQSESKPEGQEKAPAEAQLTAEKPVTDSA, encoded by the exons ATGCCGAGAACCAACAGGCAAAAGGAATACAAACCTGGAGACCTGGTGTTTGCTAAAATGAAGGGGTATCCACACTGGCCTGCTAGG ATTGATGAACTACCCGAAGGAGCTGTGAAGTCACCCTCAAACAAGTACCAGGTGTTCTTCTTTGGGACACATGAGAC GGCTTTTCTGGGGGCCAAGGATCTTTTCCCATATGAGGAATGCAAGGAGAAATTTGGAAAGACCAACAAGAGGAAAGGCTTTGCTGAGGGACTCTGGGAAATTGAGAACAACCCCACTGTCACTCACGAAGCCTACGAG TCGGCAAAGAACGAGAACTCATCGGAAGCTACTGGAGACATAGGCGGCTCAGAGAAGGCCAACACCGAGGGCAGCAGTGACGAAGAGGAGGGGACTCTGATCATCGACGAGAAGAACGAGAGGGGAGGGACTAAACGAAAAGCAGAGGAGTCCACAGAG GAATCTCCCAAGCGGCCAAAGATTACAGAGGAAGAAGGCGAAAAGCCCAACACAGAGGCCAAGCTCAATGATGTGGAAGGAACCAAGGCAACAGCGCCTTCCTCACAGAGCGAGTCGAAACCGGAAGGCCAGGAGAAAGCTCCAGCAGAGGCCCAGCTAACAGCAGAAAAG CCTGTAACAGACAGCGCTTAA
- the mrpl9 gene encoding large ribosomal subunit protein bL9m produces MFSCGRFALQVLLRQPAVRSFSLTSAQHTVIVERWWEVPLSKEGSLPRFNSRRHRVYKLVEDTKHAPREKMELILTQTVEKLGGRGDTVFVKKSIGRNKLLAQGLAVYPSPENKQMFAEELRLLREGQSEQRLQTRTGLMTVELLKRTKLKIIKTLSDDFQLTKEVVCRQFENQLGIVVAPRALSLPFEPIKELGEYWCDITVNGMDTVRIPISLLPYEDQSAVHKKQLKTQRKLLAVERDSQADAEEDDAILTAVSDEQEAEDGKDSTTVQTQQGSTSPPTGNSDKK; encoded by the exons ATGTTTAGCTGCGGCCGCTTCGCCCTTCAGGTTCTGCTCAGGCAGCCCGCTGTCAGGAGCTTCTCGCTGACTTCTGCTCAG CACACGGTTATAGTGGAGCGATGGTGGGAGGTCCCTTTGTCCAAAGAGGGCAGTCTGCCGAGGTTTAACTCCCGAAGACACAGAGTCTACAAGCTAGTCGAGGATACCAAACATGCACCCAGGGAGAAGATGGAACTCATTCTCACCCAAACTGTAGAAA AACTCGGTGGCAGAGGCGATACCGTGTTTGTGAAGAAGTCCATCGGGCGAAACAAGCTGCTGGCTCAAGGCCTCGCCGTTTACCCATCGCCGGAGAATAAACAGATGTTTGCTGAGGAGCTGAGA CTTCTGCGTGAGGGACAATCAGAGCAGAGATTACAAACCAGAACAGGACTAATG acagTTGAGCTCCTTAAGCGAACCAAGctaaaaatcatcaaaacactGTCTGACGACTTTCAGCTCACTAAAGAAGTTGTCTGCAGACAGTTTGAAAATCAG CTGGGAATTGTTGTTGCGCCTCGTGCGTTGAGTCTGCCGTTTGAGCCAATAAAGGAACTGGGAGAATACTGGTGTGATATTACA GTTAATGGGATGGACACAGTTCGCATTCCCATCTCTCTGTTGCCGTACGAAGATCAGTCCGCGGTCCACAAGAAGCAGCTGAAGACGCAACGGAAGCTGCTGGCGGTCGAACGAGACTCACAGGCTGACGCCGAGGAGGACGACGCCATTTTAACGGCCGTTTCTGATGAGCAGGAAGCGGAAGACGGTAAAGACTCAACAACCGTCCAAACCCAGCAGGGATCAACATCACCACCGACTGGAAACTCTGATAAAAAGTAA
- the prcc gene encoding proline-rich protein PRCC: MSLVAYGSSDESDSEETSTSAAAESKTSGGGLFSFLPAPKASGSAAGGKEAVSRAKNSAAKESTGGFLSSLPKPKKRTEPVKIPVPQLQRRDSDSDDDEPVPKKLQTQGAGSGLSSILPKPKNLTVKETDRPLIPHTLTKRPDPKAPKPGAAAPGLLGSSASPSAIKAAAKSAALQVAKQIAAEDQNNEEDITPQNYFSLEDDSQPLPDVVPIVDPEPAAPAEPCPYVAADEPGQSNAPLDFGGSHEGASAWDGQYDQYQQPMAGPEALPEGYYDAPYYQNPNPELAEAEPPDSSTMFDDEGFMRLQGKRNRGKEEVKFLEIKGDDQLSGNQQWMTKSISEEKQTRQSYSKRRGDQPTGQQRRKHQITYLIHQAKEREIELKNNWAENRMTRRQTQAKYGF, encoded by the exons ATGTCTCTAGTCGCTTATGGTAGCAGTGATGAGAGCGACTCGGAGGAAACGTCGACCTCCGCCGCAGCTGAGAGTAAAACTAGCGGGGGAGGGCTTTTCTCTTTCCTGCCTGCACCTAAAGCATCTGGATCTGCAGCTGGAGGGAAGGAGGCAGTATCCAGGGCAAAAAACTCTGCAGCAAAGGAAAGCACAGGAGGGTTCCTGTCCAGTCTGCCCAAACCCAAGAAACGAACGGAGCCTGTCAAGATCCCTGTGCCACAACTTCAGAGGCGAGAT tcagACTCAGATGATGATGAGCCAGTCCCAAAGAAGCTGCAAACCCAG GGCGCCGGTTCAGGTCTGTCCTCCATTCTCCCCAAACCCAAAAACCTAACAGTGAAGGAGACGGACCGACCTTTGATCCCTCACACGCTCACTAAGCGTCCAGACCCCAAAGCACCCAagcctggagctgctgctccgGGTCTGCTCGGTTCCAGTGCGTCTCCCTCCGCCATCAAAGCCGCGGCCAAGTCAGCGGCCCTGCAGGTGGCGAAGCAAATCGCAGCAGAAGACCAGAACAACGAGGAGGACATAACCCCTCAGAACTACTTTTCCCTGGAGGACGACTCCCAGCCTCTTCCCGACGTCGTCCCGATCGTGGATCCTGAGCCGGCGGCCCCAGCTGAGCCCTGTCCTTACGTAGCCGCTGATGAGCCGGGACAGTCGAATGCACCTTTGGACTTTGGAGGGAGCCATGAGGGAGCGAGCGCATGGGACGGTCAATACGACCAGTATCAACAACCCATGGCTGGCCCAGAGGCGCTCCCCGAG ggTTACTATGACGCGCCGTACTACCAGAACCCCAACCCGGAGTTGGCAGAAGCCGAGCCGCCGGACAGCTCCACCATGTTTGACGACGAAGGG TTCATGCGGCTTCAGGGGAAAAGAAACCGAGGCAAAGAGGAAGTGAAGTTTCTGGAAATCAAAGGAGACGACCAGCTGAGTGGGAACCAGCAGTGGATGACCAAGagcatctctgaggaaaaacaaacccgCCAGTCGTACAGCAAG AGAAGAGGAGACCAGCCTACAGGGCAACAGAGGCGAAAGCATCAGATAACGTATCTCATTCACCAG GCGAAGGAACGCGAGATTGAGCTGAAGAACAACTGGGCAGAAAACAGGATGACCCGGCGTCAGACCCAGGCTAAATATGGCTTCTAG